One genomic region from Bactrocera tryoni isolate S06 chromosome 3, CSIRO_BtryS06_freeze2, whole genome shotgun sequence encodes:
- the LOC120770633 gene encoding uncharacterized protein LOC120770633 translates to MIAQRAKADHRIWDHQLTEIAFAINTSQHDLTKTSAAEINFGYTPATSKQIRKEGNVPNEEATAAPTLTELWQEISRNLSTAAKRQKKYYDLRRRPWKPLIGEKVLKRDHPLSSAVNSFAQKLAPKYSGPYIVRKFKSTSTVELVNPNAPGGRTIHVHLQDLKQLPTEF, encoded by the coding sequence ATGATCGCACAACGAGCAAAGGCCGATCATCGGATCTGGGACCACCAACTAACCGAAATAGCGTTCGCAATAAATACATCACAACACGACTTGACAAAAACATCAGCAGCTGAGATAAACTTCGGGTACACACCGGCTACATCAAAACAAATCCGTAAAGAAGGGAACGTGCCTAACGAAGAAGCCACCGCCGCGCCGACCCTCACCGAGCTTTGGCAAGAAATTTCTCGCAACTTGTCTACTGCAGCAAAACGCCAGAAGAAATACTACGATTTGCGCAGACGACCGTGGAAGCCACTTATCGGCGAGAAAGTACTCAAAAGAGATCATCCGCTCTCTTCCGCAGTAAACAGCTTTGCACAGAAGCTTGCTCCGAAATACTCTGGCCCGTATATCGTCAGAAAATTCAAGTCGACCAGTACAGTCGAACTCGTGAATCCCAACGCACCAGGTGGGCGTACCATCCACGTGCATCTGCAAGATCTAAAACAGTTGCCAACCGAATTCTAA